A genomic window from Oceanobacillus timonensis includes:
- a CDS encoding TcaA second domain-containing protein, protein MKRKWLYILIASLACVVIAILITLQQLSKPDKVVQALDEAIAEENAESLDGLLVADDHDAEVSNGSIQPLLAYLKKNNNSYQVIQDGLNEQIEKDDFSATSQQISLVEDGKKWGIYPDYKLYVNTAFIKVSGQNDNDEVNLQIEGLEHAVEENDDGVYGPFLPGDYQIALTIQNNLGTIKDERQMDIWGNDQVSLIIDTDKLVKENETVQRDVMEALDTFNSDMSKWMTSEFDLSTFTNVEGMIGSEQMLVDNEFDTIREHIDEIQSQYEGAIVNLDDFDISHFNGDWSAEVTAFVSYNEKIKLIEEDTVEDASFHSVRFYKLTYDEDEKEWLISDFEDTLATDKEHQDWENTQDMMIEDPPVLKWNRTDKGTTI, encoded by the coding sequence GTGAAGAGAAAATGGCTGTATATTCTAATTGCTTCGCTAGCTTGCGTTGTTATAGCTATCCTTATTACTCTCCAACAACTTAGTAAGCCTGATAAAGTCGTTCAAGCACTAGATGAAGCGATTGCGGAGGAAAACGCTGAATCGTTAGATGGTTTGCTTGTTGCAGATGATCATGATGCAGAAGTCAGTAACGGTTCCATTCAGCCCTTGCTTGCATATCTTAAGAAAAATAATAATAGCTATCAAGTGATTCAAGATGGGTTAAATGAACAAATTGAAAAAGATGATTTTTCTGCAACAAGTCAACAAATCAGTTTAGTAGAGGACGGAAAAAAATGGGGTATTTATCCCGATTATAAATTATATGTAAATACGGCGTTTATTAAAGTAAGTGGACAAAATGACAACGATGAGGTAAATCTTCAAATAGAAGGTCTGGAACATGCAGTTGAGGAAAATGATGATGGCGTTTATGGACCGTTTTTACCAGGTGACTATCAGATTGCTCTTACGATTCAGAATAATTTAGGGACCATTAAAGATGAGCGTCAAATGGATATTTGGGGAAATGATCAAGTCAGTTTAATTATTGATACAGATAAACTGGTGAAGGAAAATGAAACGGTACAGCGAGATGTTATGGAGGCTCTTGATACATTTAATAGTGATATGTCAAAATGGATGACATCCGAATTTGATTTATCGACATTTACAAATGTAGAGGGAATGATTGGAAGCGAGCAAATGCTGGTGGACAACGAATTTGATACGATTAGGGAGCATATCGATGAAATTCAGTCACAGTATGAGGGTGCCATTGTAAACTTAGATGATTTTGATATCAGCCATTTTAATGGTGATTGGAGTGCGGAAGTAACTGCATTTGTATCCTATAATGAAAAAATAAAGTTGATAGAAGAAGATACGGTTGAAGACGCTTCTTTTCACTCTGTTCGTTTTTACAAATTGACGTATGATGAAGATGAAAAGGAATGGCTTATTTCAGATTTCGAGGATACGCTGGCAACGGATAAGGAACATCAAGATTGGGAAAATACACAGGATATGATGATAGAAGACCCACCCGTATTAAAATGGAATCGAACAGATAAAGGCACTACTATCTGA
- a CDS encoding DUF5105 domain-containing protein, with translation MGKKYGIISLFLLLFLGLLGCSSDDSSSGGEKGDVAVEIENASYILADEGGTASNEDTGMLAVEFAVTNNNEYPITISPFDGVKLDDEGEQKNPQTDLINPKVDLESTFTGDIGAEKMAKITSIFYVEKDKAYEVRISPFSTNADADIEDVTVALDTAEYSDSFDTLQEPEEALLAYIDTIYLDQENDDYERLVSADKEALQDEAKNLFADKMESAFTNSVPEEEIDKNYETYKSLLTDEVEITAETIANANNKAIVNVDYSTLPLDLYEPVSDYSDEYRENADDFDYDREAMEEYALSKFDKILNDIEPKSGRETLEILMVKEDGKWSVDTSDWNSERLAEAFSEGSL, from the coding sequence ATGGGGAAAAAATATGGAATTATTTCTTTGTTCTTACTTTTATTTTTAGGATTACTTGGATGTAGCTCAGACGATAGTTCTAGCGGTGGTGAAAAGGGAGATGTCGCTGTTGAAATTGAAAATGCATCCTATATTTTAGCAGACGAGGGCGGGACTGCCAGTAACGAGGATACAGGCATGCTTGCTGTTGAATTTGCAGTCACCAATAATAATGAATATCCTATTACTATCTCACCGTTTGATGGCGTAAAATTAGATGACGAAGGGGAACAAAAAAACCCGCAAACGGATTTGATTAATCCAAAAGTTGATCTGGAAAGCACGTTTACAGGAGATATTGGAGCTGAAAAAATGGCAAAAATAACTTCTATTTTTTATGTTGAAAAAGATAAAGCGTATGAAGTTAGAATAAGTCCTTTTTCAACCAATGCTGATGCTGATATTGAAGATGTAACAGTTGCATTAGATACAGCAGAGTACTCTGACAGTTTTGATACGCTTCAAGAACCAGAAGAGGCATTGTTAGCATATATCGATACAATCTATCTAGATCAGGAAAACGATGATTATGAAAGGTTAGTTTCAGCAGATAAAGAAGCTTTACAAGATGAAGCAAAAAATTTATTTGCAGATAAAATGGAATCAGCGTTTACAAATAGTGTACCAGAAGAGGAAATTGACAAAAATTACGAAACATATAAATCATTGCTGACGGATGAAGTAGAAATCACAGCAGAGACTATTGCCAATGCAAACAATAAAGCAATTGTCAATGTAGACTATTCAACACTTCCATTGGACTTATATGAACCAGTAAGTGATTACTCGGATGAATATAGAGAAAATGCAGATGATTTCGATTACGATAGAGAGGCGATGGAAGAATATGCTTTATCGAAGTTTGATAAAATTTTAAATGATATTGAACCAAAATCAGGACGTGAAACACTGGAGATTTTAATGGTTAAAGAAGACGGTAAATGGTCTGTTGATACATCTGACTGGAATAGTGAGCGATTAGCTGAAGCTTTTTCAGAAGGATCCTTATAA